From the genome of Flavobacterium ovatum, one region includes:
- a CDS encoding formimidoylglutamase, producing the protein MEFEFLTPLSESFIAHINEFSVQELGSKVVFHTKDQFPEIEKINIAIIGVLDNRGDKSAVLDVNLDPIRKQLYAMFPGNWDASIADLGDIIAGDSIEDTYFALRKVAATLIKNKVIPIVIGGSQDLTYALYRAYDDLEQMVNLVSIDSKFDFGKENESVLASSFLTKIIIDEPNNLFNYCNIGYQTYYNSQEEIDLIEKLFFDGYRLGQISNNISLAEPVFRDADIVSLDLNSVKSSDSGNFISFEPNGFNGKEICSLSRYAGISDKVSMFGLFNHNNSLQESVLIAQIIWYFIEGYHYRSNEYPFGSRESYIKFIVPIEEETLVFYKSDKTDRWWIEIPFVTNGNNKLKRNTLLPCSYEEYIGACNQELPERWWKAQRKNIV; encoded by the coding sequence ATGGAATTTGAGTTTTTAACCCCTTTGAGTGAAAGTTTTATTGCTCATATAAATGAATTTTCGGTTCAAGAATTAGGAAGTAAAGTAGTTTTTCATACTAAAGATCAATTTCCGGAGATTGAAAAAATTAATATTGCAATAATTGGGGTGTTAGATAATAGGGGAGACAAAAGTGCAGTTCTGGATGTTAATTTGGATCCTATTAGGAAACAGTTGTACGCCATGTTTCCGGGTAATTGGGACGCTTCAATAGCTGATTTAGGAGATATCATCGCAGGGGATAGTATTGAAGATACTTATTTTGCATTGCGAAAAGTTGCGGCAACTTTGATAAAAAACAAGGTGATTCCAATTGTAATTGGGGGTTCGCAAGATTTGACTTATGCATTATACCGTGCTTACGACGATTTAGAGCAAATGGTGAATTTGGTTTCAATTGATAGTAAATTTGATTTTGGTAAAGAAAATGAATCGGTTTTGGCTTCTTCTTTTTTGACTAAAATAATTATTGATGAGCCTAATAACCTATTTAATTATTGTAATATTGGTTATCAAACATACTATAATTCTCAAGAAGAGATAGATTTAATTGAAAAGCTTTTTTTTGATGGATATCGATTAGGTCAAATTTCAAATAATATTTCATTAGCGGAACCTGTTTTTAGGGATGCTGATATAGTGAGTTTGGATTTGAATTCCGTAAAGTCTTCAGATTCAGGAAATTTTATTTCCTTTGAGCCCAATGGTTTTAATGGTAAAGAAATTTGTTCTTTGTCAAGATATGCGGGTATAAGTGATAAGGTTTCTATGTTTGGGCTTTTTAATCATAATAATTCTCTGCAAGAATCAGTTCTTATTGCTCAAATAATCTGGTATTTTATAGAAGGATATCATTATCGTTCTAATGAATATCCATTTGGAAGTAGAGAAAGTTATATTAAGTTTATTGTTCCAATTGAAGAGGAAACTTTGGTTTTTTATAAAAGTGATAAAACCGATAGATGGTGGATAGAAATACCATTTGTAACAAATGGAAACAATAAATTAAAAAGAAATACGTTATTACCTTGTTCCTATGAGGAGTACATAGGGGCGTGCAATCAAGAATTACCTGAAAGATGGTGGAAAGCGCAACGAAAAAATATCGTTTAA
- the gldK gene encoding gliding motility lipoprotein GldK, with product MKNFIAFMAILTLLIGCGKSSDKGELVGVKGAKWHPEKPYGMTLVPGGAFIMGKSDEDVAAVQDAPTKTVTVRSFYMDETEITNSEYRQFVEWVKDSTMRVRLAILADELGIKPGDGKNSKAGSIGDFAFNDTDPAKMTAYDKYMYDNYYSIGTDDDPYAGRRLNRKVKLIKDPKKYPDEYYVEVMDSMYLPIEASYNGLRTIDVDKLKFRYSWMDIQAAAKAKVGKRKDFIKTEEVKVYPDTTVWIKDFSYSYNEPMHNDYFWHKAYGDYPVVGVKWTQAKAFCAWRTLNKNSYIKSKAKGRDLINSFRLPTEAEWEYSARGGLQSATYPWGGPYTKNDRGCFLANFKPSRGDYAADQALYTVEAKSYDPNAYNLYNMAGNVSEWTDTSYDPNAYEYVSSMNPNVLDLSNKRKVVRGGSWKDVSYFLQVATRDYEYADSARSYIGFRTVQDYMGLQTTGNSSSRKR from the coding sequence ATGAAGAATTTCATTGCATTTATGGCAATTTTGACGCTGTTAATTGGCTGTGGTAAATCAAGCGATAAAGGAGAATTGGTTGGTGTTAAAGGGGCGAAGTGGCATCCTGAGAAACCTTATGGAATGACTTTGGTTCCAGGAGGTGCTTTTATCATGGGTAAATCTGATGAAGATGTAGCTGCGGTTCAAGATGCTCCAACTAAAACAGTAACCGTTAGGTCGTTTTATATGGATGAAACTGAGATTACAAATAGTGAGTATCGTCAATTTGTAGAATGGGTAAAAGATTCTACAATGAGAGTTCGATTGGCTATTCTTGCTGATGAATTGGGAATTAAACCTGGTGATGGAAAGAATAGTAAGGCAGGAAGTATAGGTGATTTTGCGTTTAATGATACAGATCCGGCTAAAATGACAGCTTACGATAAGTACATGTATGATAACTATTACAGTATAGGAACAGATGATGATCCTTATGCAGGTAGAAGACTTAATCGAAAAGTTAAACTGATAAAAGATCCAAAAAAATATCCAGATGAATATTACGTTGAGGTGATGGATTCTATGTATTTGCCAATTGAAGCTTCATACAACGGATTGAGAACCATTGATGTAGACAAATTAAAGTTTCGTTATTCTTGGATGGATATTCAAGCTGCAGCTAAAGCTAAAGTTGGAAAAAGAAAAGATTTCATTAAAACTGAAGAGGTTAAGGTGTATCCAGATACAACAGTTTGGATAAAAGATTTTTCATATTCTTATAATGAACCAATGCATAATGATTATTTTTGGCATAAAGCATATGGTGATTACCCTGTAGTTGGTGTTAAGTGGACGCAAGCAAAAGCATTTTGTGCATGGAGAACTCTAAATAAAAATTCCTATATAAAATCTAAAGCTAAAGGTCGTGATTTGATTAACTCATTTCGTTTGCCAACTGAGGCAGAATGGGAATATTCAGCTAGAGGTGGTTTACAATCAGCGACATATCCGTGGGGAGGTCCTTATACTAAAAATGATAGAGGCTGTTTCTTAGCTAATTTTAAGCCAAGTAGAGGTGATTATGCTGCAGATCAGGCATTATATACTGTAGAAGCAAAATCATATGATCCAAATGCCTATAATTTATATAATATGGCAGGGAATGTTTCAGAATGGACTGATACATCTTACGATCCAAATGCTTATGAATATGTTTCTTCAATGAATCCAAATGTATTAGATTTATCTAATAAGCGTAAAGTAGTGCGTGGAGGATCCTGGAAAGACGTGTCTTATTTCTTACAAGTCGCTACTAGGGATTATGAATATGCTGATTCAGCTAGAAGTTATATAGGGTTCCGTACAGTTCAAGACTATATGGGATTGCAAACTACTGGAAATTCCTCTAGTAGAAAAAGATAA
- the gldL gene encoding gliding motility protein GldL, whose product MALLSKKAMNFAYGMGAAVVIVGALFKITHIELGPLTGNLMLTIGLLVEALIFALSAFEPVDDELDWTLVYPELANGKAQKREVKIKQESPAEAQGLLSQKLDAMLKDAKIDGELMSSLGNSIKNFESAAKGIAPTVDSMASTKKYSEELSLAAAQMESLNSLYKIQLQSASRNAQINEEVLENNVKLKEQMQSLTTNLSSLNNVYGGMLTAMNNKG is encoded by the coding sequence ATGGCATTACTAAGTAAAAAAGCAATGAATTTTGCATACGGAATGGGAGCTGCGGTAGTAATCGTAGGGGCATTGTTTAAAATTACTCATATCGAGTTAGGACCTTTAACAGGTAACTTGATGTTGACAATTGGATTATTGGTAGAAGCGTTAATTTTTGCATTGTCTGCTTTTGAACCCGTAGATGATGAGCTAGATTGGACTTTAGTATATCCGGAATTAGCTAACGGTAAAGCTCAAAAAAGAGAAGTTAAAATTAAACAAGAGTCTCCAGCTGAAGCACAAGGGTTATTGTCACAGAAATTAGATGCAATGCTTAAAGATGCTAAAATTGATGGTGAGTTAATGTCAAGTTTAGGGAATAGTATTAAAAATTTCGAATCTGCAGCTAAAGGTATTGCTCCGACAGTTGACTCAATGGCTTCAACAAAAAAATATAGTGAAGAACTATCTTTGGCTGCTGCGCAAATGGAATCATTGAACAGTTTGTATAAAATTCAATTACAAAGTGCTTCTAGAAATGCTCAAATAAATGAAGAAGTTCTTGAAAACAATGTAAAATTAAAAGAACAAATGCAATCCTTAACTACAAACTTGTCTTCATTGAACAATGTTTATGGAGGAATGCTTACAGCAATGAATAATAAGGGATAA